A region of Elusimicrobiota bacterium DNA encodes the following proteins:
- a CDS encoding FAD-dependent oxidoreductase, translating to MKVIIVGGVAGGASCAARLRRLDEGDQITVFERDENVSFSNCSLPYYLSGVVEKSETLVMMSPKKFLTQYNINVRTMSEVTAINRKSKTVTVLDRTKNTTYEESYDKLVLSPGAAAIVPPIPGIELVNKHEVRNVGDVVGLKQSITPAAGQKMVVIGGGFIGVEVAENLREAGYAMTLVEAMPQILRIYDADMVQLLHKSLDDHGIELVLNDKVASFEKNTVVLGSGRKIKADGVVMAIGVTPETRLAKAAGLTLGATGAIAVDAECRTNDPDIYAIGDAIEVDHAFLKEKFKIALAWPAQIQARGVANSIKGLPFTHPAYIASSCIKVFEYNAASTGLTEEQIKQMKSPLSYDVALVSPQDIVGIMPNSTPVFLKVIFEKPSGRLLGAQAISKGAADKRIDVIATAIHFNATIRDLMGLELCYAPPFSTAKDVTNMAGYVGRNLLDGTFKQVLPSELRSLVASGAYILDVREDYEVGAGVVRGSKNIPLSQLRGRVSEIPKDRPVYAYCRSGQRSYNAVLALQNLGYTQVYNLAGGYMFFSFNEYMQDRLAKRESVLTGYNFN from the coding sequence TGGATGAGGGAGACCAGATCACTGTTTTTGAACGGGACGAGAACGTTTCGTTTTCCAACTGCAGTCTGCCTTATTACCTGAGCGGTGTGGTTGAAAAATCGGAGACCCTGGTGATGATGTCCCCGAAAAAGTTTCTGACCCAGTACAATATCAATGTTCGCACCATGTCGGAAGTCACGGCGATCAACCGGAAATCAAAAACCGTGACGGTTCTGGACCGAACCAAAAACACCACCTACGAGGAATCTTACGATAAGCTGGTTCTCTCCCCGGGTGCCGCCGCCATCGTTCCCCCCATTCCCGGCATCGAGTTGGTGAACAAACATGAGGTGCGCAACGTCGGCGATGTGGTCGGCCTGAAGCAAAGCATTACTCCGGCGGCGGGACAGAAGATGGTGGTGATCGGCGGCGGGTTCATCGGCGTGGAAGTCGCGGAAAACCTTCGCGAGGCGGGATATGCGATGACGTTGGTGGAAGCGATGCCGCAAATCCTTCGAATCTACGATGCCGACATGGTTCAACTCTTGCACAAATCACTGGATGATCACGGCATTGAACTCGTGCTGAACGATAAAGTCGCGTCGTTCGAGAAAAACACGGTGGTGCTCGGGTCAGGCCGGAAGATCAAGGCGGATGGCGTGGTCATGGCCATTGGCGTGACTCCGGAAACCCGACTGGCGAAAGCGGCCGGGTTGACCCTTGGGGCCACCGGCGCCATTGCTGTGGATGCCGAATGCCGGACGAATGATCCGGATATCTATGCCATCGGCGATGCGATTGAAGTGGATCATGCCTTCCTCAAAGAAAAGTTTAAAATAGCGCTGGCCTGGCCAGCCCAGATCCAGGCGCGAGGCGTGGCGAACAGCATCAAAGGCTTGCCCTTCACTCATCCCGCTTATATCGCCAGCTCCTGCATCAAGGTTTTTGAATACAACGCGGCATCCACCGGCCTGACAGAAGAGCAGATCAAGCAAATGAAATCGCCGCTCAGTTATGATGTCGCGCTGGTTTCACCGCAAGACATTGTTGGGATCATGCCGAACTCCACCCCGGTTTTTCTGAAGGTGATCTTTGAGAAGCCAAGCGGCCGTCTTCTGGGTGCGCAGGCCATCAGCAAAGGCGCGGCCGATAAGCGGATCGACGTGATCGCAACGGCCATTCATTTTAACGCCACCATTCGGGATCTCATGGGTCTTGAACTGTGCTACGCCCCTCCGTTTTCGACAGCAAAGGATGTGACGAACATGGCGGGCTATGTCGGTCGGAATTTGCTGGACGGCACATTCAAACAGGTATTGCCTTCGGAATTGCGCTCGTTGGTTGCCAGCGGGGCCTATATTCTGGATGTCCGCGAAGATTATGAGGTTGGGGCGGGTGTCGTTAGGGGATCAAAGAATATACCCTTGAGCCAGCTTCGCGGCCGGGTGTCAGAAATTCCAAAGGATCGGCCTGTTTACGCTTATTGTCGAAGTGGACAGCGTAGTTACAATGCCGTGCTGGCCTTACAGAATCTGGGCTATACCCAGGTTTACAATTTGGCAGGCGGCTACATGTTTTTCTCGTTTAACGAATACATGCAGGACCGGCTTGCGAAGAGGGAATCGGTCCTCACCGGCTATAACTTCAACTAA
- a CDS encoding MarC family protein, translating to MERFSFILTIFFMLLGPVKIIQAFAGLTQGADLRFKRAVAVRGALIASALCAFVVVSGMSLLGKYRIQLDAVRIAGGVVLLIAALRTIFIKAPPPTPVPGATPIQLAVSPVAVPIIVPQAGVAAILIFLMQEPNSPGIVPLIVLSVAIMMALDFLVMYFIDTVVKTPGLAIVLSVLGAVLVFIQACLATQMILVGLKLLSPVIF from the coding sequence ATGGAGCGTTTTTCATTCATTTTAACGATCTTCTTCATGTTGTTGGGGCCGGTGAAGATTATTCAGGCTTTCGCCGGGTTGACACAGGGGGCTGACCTTCGGTTTAAGCGGGCCGTGGCCGTGCGAGGGGCCTTGATTGCCTCGGCGCTATGCGCCTTTGTGGTGGTGTCGGGAATGAGCCTGTTGGGGAAGTACCGCATCCAGCTGGATGCGGTGCGGATCGCCGGCGGGGTGGTCCTCTTGATCGCGGCGCTCCGAACCATTTTCATCAAAGCTCCACCGCCGACGCCGGTTCCGGGGGCCACGCCGATCCAATTGGCGGTGTCCCCGGTGGCGGTGCCGATCATCGTGCCTCAGGCGGGTGTCGCCGCCATATTAATCTTCCTGATGCAGGAGCCGAACAGTCCGGGGATCGTCCCTCTCATTGTTCTCAGCGTGGCGATCATGATGGCGCTGGACTTCTTGGTGATGTATTTCATCGACACGGTGGTGAAAACGCCGGGTTTGGCGATCGTTCTTTCCGTTCTCGGCGCCGTGCTCGTGTTCATCCAGGCCTGTCTGGCAACGCAGATGATTTTAGTGGGGCTCAAACTTTTGAGTCCGGTGATTTTTTAA
- a CDS encoding ABC transporter substrate-binding protein — MGDEKIKETTFENTKLNTVPLNWKEVYYTNCPLVSASNVDQELGWTREEFKKIGVKYGFLRSVRENDWYPHYIHNLDNLIRFGGLFPPIHVQADIRRTRLLGVTHAPHEGGCMMVRSRDNLYRMTELKGKKIGLSKSLNRIKNDWWRIQEEQGIELMLRMNGMTRKDVEIVEFPYADDWYNNPEMLDPMDNASELWLKRDHKHDLAFRPLETALLKGVVDAIYTQSKPFQHLQEATGKMKAIEDLSRYPDWTLQVANIPAAITCTDVMAEKHPELVVTFMKGMIKVGRWANEHKHAAAAILDKQTFYLDVEDTYRGIKDIDMVPNLSPQNLVSVEIGKDFMRSHGYIKNDFDVNKWAAPEFLEQAAKELVNERWAKVTGDKLPTSSGARMG, encoded by the coding sequence ATGGGCGACGAAAAAATCAAAGAGACAACGTTCGAAAACACGAAATTGAACACCGTTCCATTGAATTGGAAAGAGGTGTACTACACCAATTGTCCCCTGGTGTCCGCCAGCAATGTGGACCAGGAACTGGGCTGGACCAGAGAAGAATTCAAGAAGATCGGCGTCAAATACGGTTTCTTGCGTTCTGTCCGGGAGAACGATTGGTATCCCCATTATATCCATAACCTCGATAATCTCATCCGTTTTGGCGGTTTATTTCCGCCCATTCATGTTCAAGCGGACATTCGCCGGACGCGGTTATTGGGTGTCACCCATGCCCCCCACGAAGGCGGGTGCATGATGGTTCGCTCCCGGGACAACCTCTACCGGATGACTGAACTAAAAGGCAAAAAGATCGGACTCTCGAAGAGTCTGAACAGGATTAAGAACGACTGGTGGCGCATTCAGGAAGAGCAAGGCATTGAGTTGATGCTCCGGATGAACGGCATGACACGCAAGGATGTGGAGATTGTCGAGTTCCCTTACGCGGACGACTGGTACAACAATCCTGAGATGTTGGATCCCATGGACAATGCGTCCGAGTTGTGGCTCAAACGGGACCACAAACATGACCTGGCCTTTCGTCCGCTGGAAACGGCCCTGTTGAAAGGCGTGGTCGATGCGATTTACACCCAAAGCAAACCCTTCCAGCACCTGCAGGAGGCCACGGGCAAGATGAAGGCCATTGAAGACCTGTCCCGATATCCGGATTGGACCCTTCAAGTGGCCAACATTCCCGCCGCCATCACTTGCACCGATGTGATGGCCGAGAAACATCCCGAGCTGGTGGTGACGTTCATGAAAGGGATGATCAAAGTGGGGCGCTGGGCCAATGAGCACAAGCACGCGGCGGCCGCGATCCTCGACAAACAGACCTTTTACCTGGATGTGGAGGACACCTACCGAGGCATTAAGGACATCGACATGGTGCCCAACCTTTCGCCCCAGAACCTGGTCTCTGTTGAGATCGGAAAAGATTTCATGCGGAGCCATGGCTACATTAAAAACGACTTCGATGTTAACAAGTGGGCCGCGCCGGAGTTCCTGGAACAGGCGGCGAAAGAACTGGTTAATGAGCGTTGGGCGAAAGTCACCGGAGATAAGCTTCCCACGTCATCGGGGGCTCGGATGGGGTAG
- a CDS encoding patatin-like phospholipase family protein, whose product MKKIIFLIWAFLFATQAGMTAPAPQKLDKPKRLRIGLVLSGGGARGAAHVGVIKVLEELRIPVDFIAGTSMGSAVGGLYASGLNTKELETLFANFDWNAAFNDSPPRRELSFRRKNDDLTFLVKARIGVGEGGAKLPLGFVEGQNFVTELRKLSHVTGSVASFDDLSIPFRAMATDLETGKSVVLDKGDLVNAIRASIAIAPLFSPVEINGRLYVDGGYLKNIPVDVVQKMGVDRLIVVNIGTPLSKRKDIHSVLDVISQVGRLGGEVADVEQLSMVGKDDLLIQPDLTGLSFVDFGKIPEIIKRGEDAARGMAKKLAQFSLSAEEYKNWRDSLGKTPELPRVDGIEIKNGTRISDSVLKPFVSQPLGAALDPVRMQSDLARLFGLGYFECIDYHSESRGDKNIVVIEAPRKSWGPDYLKLGFKMAEDFKGHGDYGITARYQRTELNELGAELQVDGNVGLNSGVSAELYQPIGKVPRHLSYGAPYFIFVKGWLQQNNQAILVNEGNELPFRDQHSGVGGGGGGV is encoded by the coding sequence ATGAAAAAGATCATCTTTTTAATCTGGGCCTTCCTGTTCGCCACGCAGGCTGGCATGACGGCTCCGGCGCCGCAAAAACTAGACAAACCCAAACGCCTTCGCATCGGACTGGTTTTGAGCGGGGGCGGCGCGCGCGGCGCGGCCCACGTGGGAGTGATCAAGGTTTTGGAGGAACTACGGATCCCCGTGGATTTCATTGCCGGAACCAGCATGGGGTCGGCAGTGGGCGGCTTGTACGCCTCTGGCCTCAATACAAAAGAGCTGGAAACGCTCTTTGCCAATTTTGATTGGAACGCGGCCTTCAATGATTCCCCGCCTCGACGCGAGCTCTCGTTTCGTCGCAAAAATGACGACCTGACCTTTTTGGTGAAAGCCCGCATCGGTGTTGGGGAAGGGGGAGCCAAACTTCCCTTGGGGTTCGTGGAGGGGCAGAACTTTGTGACGGAACTTCGAAAACTGTCCCACGTGACGGGTTCGGTGGCAAGTTTTGACGATCTTTCCATCCCGTTCCGCGCCATGGCGACGGATCTCGAAACAGGCAAATCGGTGGTGTTGGACAAAGGCGACTTGGTCAATGCCATCCGCGCCTCCATCGCCATTGCGCCCCTCTTCTCGCCCGTGGAAATCAACGGCCGGCTTTATGTGGATGGCGGCTATCTGAAAAACATTCCGGTCGATGTGGTTCAGAAAATGGGGGTGGATCGTCTCATCGTTGTGAATATCGGCACGCCTCTTTCAAAACGAAAAGACATCCACTCGGTTTTGGATGTGATTTCGCAGGTCGGTCGGCTCGGGGGCGAGGTGGCGGACGTCGAACAACTTTCCATGGTTGGAAAGGACGATTTGTTGATTCAGCCCGACTTGACGGGGCTCAGCTTTGTGGATTTCGGAAAGATCCCCGAAATCATCAAACGCGGGGAAGACGCCGCGCGGGGCATGGCCAAAAAATTGGCCCAGTTTTCTCTCTCCGCGGAAGAATATAAAAACTGGCGGGATTCTCTGGGAAAAACGCCGGAACTTCCCCGGGTGGACGGGATTGAGATCAAAAACGGAACCCGAATCTCCGACAGCGTTTTAAAACCCTTTGTGAGCCAGCCCCTGGGGGCGGCGCTGGATCCCGTCCGCATGCAGTCGGACCTGGCCCGGCTTTTCGGGCTGGGATATTTTGAGTGCATTGACTATCACTCCGAGAGCCGCGGGGACAAAAACATCGTGGTCATTGAGGCGCCTCGAAAAAGCTGGGGACCGGATTATTTAAAACTGGGTTTTAAAATGGCTGAAGATTTCAAAGGTCACGGGGACTACGGGATCACGGCTCGGTATCAACGGACAGAACTCAATGAATTAGGCGCCGAACTTCAAGTCGACGGCAACGTGGGCCTGAATTCGGGGGTTTCCGCGGAACTCTATCAGCCCATCGGAAAAGTTCCCCGCCATTTAAGTTATGGGGCCCCCTATTTTATTTTCGTGAAAGGCTGGCTTCAACAAAACAACCAAGCCATCCTCGTCAATGAAGGCAACGAGTTGCCTTTCCGCGATCAACATTCCGGCGTGGGCGGCGGCGGGGGCGGAGTTTAG
- a CDS encoding glucosidase, with translation MNFEQTRLEEARTKKADWKKWGPYLSERQWGTVREDYSEHGDAWSYFPHDHARSRAYRWGEDGLAGISDEKQNLCFSLVLWNGKDPILKERLFGLTGPEGNHGEDVKEYYFYVDSTPTHSYMKYLYKYPQAAYPYDNLVSTNRERGRGKPEYELLDTGVFDKNAYFDVFVEYAKASPDDMLIQITVHNRGAQSATLELLPTLWFRNDWSWGEPVPRPSLRQVAQDKTGGVVALSHRELGDRYFFAEGNTELLFTENETNTARLVGTPNATPYVKDAFDNYIVHGKKEAVNPAKKGTKAAARYSLTVGAGKSQTVRLRLTDHLEKDIKKSLATQFGKPFETVFSSRLEEADAFYADVIPSTFNPDQALVMRQALAGMLWSKQWFYYDVGKWLKQHDIKPNKATRNDRWGHMKNADVLSMPDKWEYPWYAAWDLAFHVTALGLVDGDFGKEQLELMLKNRYLHPSGQIPAYEWNFGDVNPPVHAWSTIFTYLGEKADQGKGDLAFLERSFHKLLLNFNWWVNRKDRAGNNAFEGGFLGLDNIGVFDRSSALPTGGYLEQADGTAWMALFCQNMVEISVELALNNPAYLNLVSKFIEHFLMIASGMIRSKEEFGMWDEEDGFFYDVLKLPDGKAERLKVRSMVGLLPLCAVTIFERDIRAKYPEMPKILGDYLKERPELTAFIHDFKKPGVNERVLGSILNETNLRRVLQIMLDEKEFLSDYGIRAISRIHKDKPYVYRVGDQEHRVSYLPGESDNGMFGGNSNWRGPIWMPVNILILRALLQFYLYYGDSFTIECPTGSGKMMNLYDVAKEIGRRLTSIFLKDKNGHRPVHGTEQKFQEDPFWKDFPLFYEYFHGDTGRGVGASHQTGWTGVITVVMHLFETVEANRVLAEGKSKMVGAKRSAPRAGK, from the coding sequence ATGAATTTTGAACAAACGCGGTTAGAAGAAGCCCGAACCAAAAAGGCGGACTGGAAAAAGTGGGGGCCTTACCTTAGCGAACGACAGTGGGGAACGGTGCGCGAAGATTACAGCGAACACGGCGATGCCTGGAGTTATTTTCCCCATGACCACGCCCGCTCGCGCGCCTATCGCTGGGGGGAAGATGGACTGGCCGGCATTTCTGACGAGAAACAAAATCTGTGTTTTTCCTTGGTCCTTTGGAACGGGAAAGATCCCATTTTAAAGGAACGACTTTTCGGCCTCACCGGGCCCGAGGGGAACCACGGGGAAGACGTGAAGGAATATTATTTTTACGTGGACTCCACGCCCACCCATTCCTACATGAAATATCTTTACAAATATCCCCAGGCGGCCTACCCCTACGACAATCTCGTGTCCACCAACCGGGAACGCGGGCGGGGAAAACCGGAATACGAATTGCTGGACACCGGTGTGTTTGACAAAAACGCCTATTTCGATGTGTTTGTGGAATACGCCAAAGCCTCTCCCGATGACATGCTTATTCAAATCACGGTCCATAACCGGGGCGCTCAATCCGCGACGCTCGAACTTTTGCCCACCCTCTGGTTTCGCAATGACTGGTCCTGGGGGGAGCCCGTCCCGCGCCCTTCTCTTCGTCAAGTGGCGCAGGATAAAACAGGGGGCGTGGTGGCCCTCTCCCACCGGGAATTGGGGGACCGTTATTTTTTCGCGGAAGGAAACACGGAACTTCTGTTCACCGAAAACGAAACCAACACGGCGCGGCTCGTCGGAACCCCCAACGCGACGCCTTACGTGAAAGACGCCTTCGACAACTATATCGTTCACGGGAAAAAAGAGGCGGTGAACCCGGCCAAGAAGGGAACGAAAGCCGCGGCCCGTTATTCTCTCACGGTGGGCGCCGGAAAATCTCAAACAGTGCGTCTCCGGCTCACGGACCATTTGGAGAAGGACATTAAGAAATCGCTGGCGACTCAGTTTGGGAAACCGTTTGAGACCGTGTTCAGTTCTCGACTCGAGGAAGCCGACGCGTTTTACGCGGACGTGATTCCGTCGACGTTCAACCCTGACCAGGCTCTCGTCATGCGCCAAGCCTTGGCTGGCATGCTCTGGTCCAAACAATGGTTTTATTACGACGTCGGCAAGTGGCTGAAACAGCACGACATTAAACCGAACAAAGCGACCCGCAACGATCGTTGGGGCCACATGAAAAACGCCGACGTGCTTTCCATGCCGGACAAATGGGAATACCCCTGGTACGCCGCCTGGGATCTCGCGTTTCACGTCACGGCCTTGGGGCTGGTGGACGGTGATTTCGGCAAAGAGCAATTGGAGCTCATGCTCAAGAACCGCTACCTCCACCCGAGCGGCCAGATCCCGGCCTACGAGTGGAATTTCGGTGACGTGAACCCCCCGGTCCATGCCTGGTCGACGATCTTCACGTATTTGGGGGAGAAGGCCGATCAAGGGAAAGGCGACTTGGCCTTTCTCGAACGGTCTTTCCACAAACTTCTGTTAAACTTCAACTGGTGGGTGAATCGGAAAGACCGAGCCGGGAACAACGCCTTCGAAGGCGGATTTTTGGGCCTGGACAACATCGGGGTCTTTGACCGATCCTCGGCTCTTCCGACCGGCGGCTATCTGGAACAAGCCGATGGCACCGCCTGGATGGCGCTCTTTTGTCAAAACATGGTCGAGATCAGCGTGGAACTCGCGTTAAATAATCCGGCCTATCTGAACCTCGTGTCGAAATTTATCGAGCATTTCCTCATGATCGCGTCGGGGATGATTCGGTCCAAAGAGGAATTCGGCATGTGGGACGAAGAGGACGGCTTCTTCTACGACGTACTCAAGCTCCCTGACGGAAAGGCGGAGCGGCTAAAAGTACGTTCAATGGTGGGCCTCCTGCCTCTCTGCGCGGTGACGATCTTTGAACGGGACATCCGCGCGAAATATCCCGAGATGCCAAAAATCCTCGGTGATTATCTCAAAGAACGTCCGGAACTGACCGCATTTATTCACGATTTCAAGAAACCGGGAGTCAACGAGCGGGTTCTGGGATCGATCCTGAACGAAACCAACTTACGCCGGGTGCTCCAGATCATGCTCGACGAAAAAGAGTTCTTGAGCGATTATGGAATTCGAGCGATTTCCCGCATTCACAAAGACAAACCCTATGTCTATCGGGTGGGCGACCAGGAGCATCGGGTGTCGTATCTTCCCGGCGAATCGGACAACGGCATGTTCGGCGGGAATTCCAACTGGCGCGGCCCCATTTGGATGCCCGTCAACATCCTGATCCTGCGCGCACTCTTGCAATTTTACCTCTATTACGGCGATTCCTTCACCATTGAATGCCCGACAGGGTCCGGGAAAATGATGAACCTCTACGACGTGGCGAAAGAAATCGGTCGGCGGCTCACGAGCATTTTCCTCAAAGATAAAAACGGCCATCGCCCGGTGCATGGGACGGAACAGAAATTCCAGGAAGACCCTTTCTGGAAAGATTTTCCCTTGTTCTATGAATACTTCCATGGAGACACCGGTCGAGGCGTTGGCGCCAGCCACCAGACGGGTTGGACCGGAGTCATCACGGTCGTCATGCATCTCTTTGAGACCGTGGAAGCCAATCGCGTGCTGGCGGAGGGCAAATCGAAAATGGTCGGCGCCAAGCGGAGCGCACCGCGCGCCGGAAAGTGA
- a CDS encoding alpha-amylase — translation MSPHYPSLYQINTRVWLTELSRKLGRPATLDDVPDADLDHWKQMGFDWIWFLSVWKTGAKGRDVSRLEPGWRKEFLETLPDLREEDIGGSGFAITGYTVHPDLGGGEALARLRERLQKRGLKLMLDFVPNHMGLDHPWIDEHPDYFIPGTEADVKGAPQNFTRLKTRRGEEIFAYGRDPYFAGWPDTLQLNYANPATQDAMIAELVNIARQCDGVRCDMAMLVLPDIFERTWGRRSPPFWTKATQTVRAQNPTFCFMAEVYWDMEWTLQQQGFDYAYDKRLYDRLREGHARPVREHLMAEIGYQNKLARFLENHDEPRAAATFEPAQHQAAAIITFLSPGLRFFHQGEFEGRKKRISPHLVRGPAEPINESIRGFYEKLLAVLRDPVVREGQWRLLECRSAVDGNGSWDSFLVFLWEWDGGKRLLVTINYAAHSSQCFVPLPLPDVARHSVRLKDKMSPACYDRSGGDLLSQGLFLDLPPWGYHVFDVIKKEVKL, via the coding sequence ATGAGCCCACACTACCCATCTCTCTACCAAATCAACACCCGCGTCTGGCTGACGGAGCTGTCCCGGAAACTGGGACGACCCGCCACCCTGGACGACGTGCCGGACGCCGACCTAGACCACTGGAAGCAAATGGGGTTCGATTGGATCTGGTTTTTAAGCGTCTGGAAAACGGGGGCGAAGGGCCGCGACGTCTCTCGCTTGGAACCGGGATGGCGAAAAGAGTTTTTAGAAACCCTCCCCGACCTTCGCGAGGAGGACATCGGCGGGTCTGGGTTCGCCATCACCGGTTACACGGTCCATCCGGATTTGGGGGGGGGAGAGGCCCTGGCCCGGCTGAGGGAGCGTTTGCAAAAGCGCGGGTTGAAGCTGATGCTGGATTTTGTCCCCAACCACATGGGCCTCGACCACCCGTGGATCGACGAACACCCGGACTATTTTATTCCGGGGACCGAAGCGGACGTGAAGGGCGCGCCGCAAAACTTCACCCGCCTTAAAACGCGGCGGGGCGAAGAGATTTTTGCCTATGGACGGGACCCGTATTTCGCCGGTTGGCCCGACACCCTCCAATTGAATTACGCCAACCCCGCCACCCAGGACGCCATGATCGCCGAGCTGGTCAACATCGCCCGGCAATGCGATGGCGTGCGGTGCGACATGGCCATGTTGGTCCTGCCGGACATTTTCGAGCGCACCTGGGGGAGGCGTTCGCCTCCTTTTTGGACAAAGGCGACCCAAACCGTTCGGGCCCAAAATCCAACATTCTGTTTCATGGCGGAAGTGTATTGGGACATGGAATGGACGTTACAGCAACAAGGGTTCGATTACGCTTATGACAAACGCTTATACGACCGATTGCGCGAGGGACACGCGCGACCCGTGCGGGAACATCTCATGGCAGAGATCGGTTATCAAAATAAGTTGGCGCGCTTTTTGGAAAATCACGACGAACCCCGCGCCGCCGCGACCTTTGAACCGGCCCAACATCAAGCCGCGGCGATCATCACGTTTCTGTCCCCCGGCCTCCGGTTTTTCCATCAGGGGGAATTTGAAGGCCGCAAAAAACGGATCTCTCCGCACCTGGTTCGAGGGCCGGCGGAACCGATCAATGAATCGATTCGTGGATTTTATGAAAAACTGTTGGCTGTTCTACGAGACCCGGTTGTGCGCGAGGGCCAATGGCGCCTACTGGAATGTCGTTCCGCGGTGGACGGCAACGGTTCCTGGGACTCTTTTCTGGTGTTTCTCTGGGAATGGGATGGAGGAAAACGCCTCCTTGTGACGATAAATTATGCGGCCCACTCAAGCCAGTGTTTCGTTCCGCTTCCCTTGCCGGACGTGGCCCGTCACTCGGTCCGGCTGAAAGACAAAATGAGCCCCGCCTGTTACGATCGATCGGGAGGTGACCTCCTGTCTCAAGGCTTATTTCTTGACCTCCCTCCGTGGGGATATCATGTTTTTGATGTAATAAAAAAAGAGGTAAAACTATGA
- a CDS encoding glucose 1-dehydrogenase — translation MKAITVEPKKVGSARLEEVAEPDAREGSVLVEAIAVGVCGTDVEIAEGKYGWAPPEQSRLVLGHESLGRVIDPGPRSGLKKGDLVVGIVRRPDPVPCPNCAVGEWDMCRNGQYTERGIKQINGFMSERWRIEPEYTIKLDPTLGLLGVLLEPTTVVTKAWEMALAMGQRFFWEPRKVLVTGAGPIGLLAAMIGVQRGLEVHVLDRVNSGPKPELVKALGATYHSGSAADIDFEVDIVIECTGVGQVIGDSMLKLGAGGVFCFTGVGTGGIRSRVSVADAGALWVLKNLALVGSVNANKRHWYKGGEALAKADRAWLAKLITRSETPANFQKAFDRKPDDIKVVIQFAQA, via the coding sequence ATGAAAGCCATTACCGTTGAACCCAAAAAAGTCGGAAGCGCCCGGTTGGAAGAAGTCGCCGAACCGGATGCGCGTGAAGGCTCGGTGCTGGTGGAAGCCATCGCGGTGGGCGTGTGCGGGACCGACGTGGAAATTGCCGAGGGAAAATACGGCTGGGCCCCGCCGGAACAATCCCGCTTGGTGTTGGGCCATGAATCTTTGGGGCGGGTCATCGATCCCGGCCCCAGGAGCGGTCTCAAAAAAGGCGACCTGGTGGTGGGCATCGTTCGACGACCCGACCCCGTTCCTTGCCCCAATTGCGCCGTGGGCGAATGGGACATGTGCCGAAACGGGCAGTACACGGAACGGGGAATCAAACAAATTAACGGGTTCATGTCGGAACGGTGGCGGATTGAACCGGAATACACCATTAAGCTCGACCCGACGTTGGGGCTCCTCGGCGTGTTGTTAGAACCCACCACGGTGGTCACGAAAGCCTGGGAAATGGCTCTCGCCATGGGCCAGCGCTTTTTCTGGGAACCGCGGAAAGTTTTGGTGACCGGCGCCGGCCCCATTGGTCTTTTGGCCGCCATGATCGGGGTCCAGCGCGGGCTGGAGGTCCATGTGTTGGATCGTGTGAATTCCGGTCCCAAGCCAGAATTGGTCAAGGCCCTGGGGGCCACCTATCACTCCGGCTCAGCCGCCGATATCGACTTCGAAGTGGATATCGTTATTGAGTGCACCGGGGTGGGACAGGTCATTGGGGACTCCATGCTGAAATTGGGGGCCGGGGGTGTGTTTTGTTTTACGGGCGTGGGAACCGGTGGGATCCGTTCCCGAGTGAGCGTGGCCGACGCGGGGGCCCTCTGGGTTCTGAAAAACCTTGCGCTTGTGGGAAGCGTCAACGCGAATAAACGCCACTGGTACAAAGGGGGAGAAGCCCTGGCCAAAGCGGACCGCGCATGGCTGGCCAAGCTCATCACCCGATCGGAAACCCCCGCCAATTTCCAAAAAGCCTTCGACCGAAAACCCGACGACATCAAAGTCGTCATCCAATTCGCCCAAGCGTGA